A single region of the Micropterus dolomieu isolate WLL.071019.BEF.003 ecotype Adirondacks linkage group LG02, ASM2129224v1, whole genome shotgun sequence genome encodes:
- the LOC123985165 gene encoding retinoic acid-induced protein 3, which translates to MWTMNMALLTEKSIFPLLLLFYVPLTCLCQSSNSSSVNTITNTPTASSPSNVTSLIGVAGCGTGLNPIYRYLCDRRSAWGIVLETLASSGFLFSMVLLVGLLLWSLWICVSSRQRSSIGSTVTSMSMFLLATAGIFAITFSFIIRLTPQTCPTRLFLFGVLFSLAFSCLLARCLALLGLAAAQGWGEPALALGLFTVQVIISTEWLILVLVRDNKPCEYSQGDFVMLQIYVLCLLAISLILSLHFLCRSCFTYSYSYTGQTHQQAKVQAMLLCLTLLLSACIWVVWITMLIKGNPEVGRRPQWDDPVLSIALVANGWVLLMGHGLSQVAILCRGAAKSKDVPLNFAGWTSPSANIPGLNSPKEGKENGSFESDDENRKGKRTAKTLRSPYESGFSMTEIDTDKAFTIPRPQTTNYREPYDEYYGHD; encoded by the exons ATGTGGACTATGAACATGGCCTTACTGACTGAGAAATCCattttccccctcctcctcctcttctacgTCCCTCTCACCTGTCTATGCCAGTCTAGCAACAGCAGCTCAGTTAATACCATAACCAACACCCCAACTGCTTCCTCTCCTTCAAATGTTACTTCCCTGATAGGCGTGGCCGGCTGCGGCACAGGACTGAACCCAATCTATAGGTACCTGTGTGACCGTCGGTCAGCATGGGGTATTGTACTGGAGACCCTGGCCTCTTCAGGCTTCTTGTTCAGCATGGTTCTCCTAGTAGGCCTGCTGCTCTGGTCCCTGTGGATCTGTGTTTCATCAAGGCAACGCAGCAGCATCGGAAGCACAGTGACCAGCATGTCCATGTTCTTGTTGGCCACAGCTGGGATCTTCGCCATCACCTTCTCCTTCATCATCCGCCTCACCCCTCAGACCTGCCCCACCAGGCTCTTCCTCTTCGGCGTGCTCTTCTCCCTGGCCTTCTCCTGCCTGCTGGCTCGCTGCCTTGCTCTGCTGGGCTTGGCTGCTGCCCAGGGCTGGGGGGAGCCTGCCCTGGCCCTCGGGCTCTTCACCGTGCAGGTTATTATCTCTACCGAGTGGCTGATCCTCGTTTTGGTCCGGGACAATAAACCTTGCGAGTACAGCCAGGGGGACTTTGTCATGCTGCAGATCTACGTGCTGTGCCTCCTGGCTATCAGCTTGATCCTCTCCCTGCACTTCCTGTGCCGCTCCTGCTTCACATACAGCTACAGCTACACAGGGCAGACCCACCAGCAGGCGAAGGTGCAGGCCATGCTGCTCTGCCTCACACTGCTGCTCTCCGCCTGCATCTGGGTGGTGTGGATAACTATGCTCATCAAGGGAAACCCTGAGGTGGGCCGCCGGCCGCAATGGGATGACCCGGTGCTTAGCATCGCTTTGGTGGCAAATGGCTGGGTGTTACTGATGGGGCATGGGTTGTCCCAGGTCGCCATCCTCTGCAGGGGGGCGGCAAAATCCAAGGATGTCCCTCTGAACTTCGCAGGCTGGACCAGCCCCAGTGCTAATATCCCAGGACTGAACAGCCCAAAGGAAGGGAAAGAAAACGGAAGCTTTGAGAGTGATGATGAGAACAGGAAAG GCAAGAGAACCGCGAAAACGCTGCGATCGCCCTACGAGTCTGGATTCTCCATGACA gAAATCGACACTGACAAAGCTTTCACCATCCCTCGCCCTCAGACCACCAACTACAGGGAACCCTATGATGAATATTACGGACATGATTAA